A stretch of Paenibacillus mucilaginosus 3016 DNA encodes these proteins:
- the thiC gene encoding phosphomethylpyrimidine synthase ThiC, translated as MTSENRIENGNAPAAEAVQGEGAAAKIAGAFPGSRKVYVEGSRPDLKVAMREIELSPSTGRYGEEPNAPVRVYDTSGPYTDAGAKTDIRQGLQPSRLPWILSREDVESYEGREVKPEDNGYLHAESVKEELLFPGLKRRPLRAKAGSNVTQLHYARKGIITPEMEYIAIRENVDPEFVRSEVARGRAIIPSNINHPESEPMIIGRNFLVKVNANIGNSAVASSIDEEVEKMTWAIRWGADNIMDLSTGKNIHMTREWIIRNSPVPVGTVPIYQALEKVNGKAEDLTWEVYRDTLIEQAEQGVDYFTIHAGVLLRYIPMTAKRVTGIVSRGGSIMAAWCLAHHQENFLYTHFDEICEIMKTYDVAFSLGDGLRPGSIADANDEAQFAELDTLGELTHRAWKHDVQVMIEGPGHVPMHLIKENVDRQLEVCDEAPFYTLGPLTTDIAPGYDHITSAIGAAMIGWFGTAMLCYVTPKEHLGLPNKNDVREGVIAYKIAAHAADLAKGHPGAQERDNALSKARFEFRWRDQFHLALDPERAMEYHDETLPAEGAKTAHFCSMCGPKFCSMRITQDIREYAREHGLGEAEALRAGMEEKSKEYAETGSGVYR; from the coding sequence ATGACAAGTGAAAACCGGATTGAAAACGGGAATGCTCCCGCAGCGGAAGCGGTACAGGGAGAAGGCGCAGCGGCGAAGATCGCCGGCGCGTTCCCGGGCAGCCGCAAAGTATACGTAGAGGGCTCCCGCCCCGATCTGAAGGTCGCCATGCGTGAGATTGAGCTGAGCCCGTCCACCGGGCGGTACGGGGAAGAGCCGAACGCACCCGTGCGCGTATACGACACCAGCGGGCCGTATACGGATGCGGGGGCGAAGACCGATATCCGTCAGGGGCTGCAGCCCAGCCGGCTGCCGTGGATCCTGAGCCGGGAGGACGTCGAATCGTACGAAGGCCGCGAAGTCAAGCCGGAGGACAACGGTTATCTGCACGCCGAATCGGTGAAGGAAGAGCTGCTGTTCCCCGGGCTGAAGCGCCGTCCGCTGCGGGCGAAGGCGGGGAGCAACGTAACCCAGCTGCACTATGCACGTAAAGGCATCATCACCCCGGAGATGGAGTATATCGCCATCCGCGAGAATGTCGATCCGGAGTTCGTGCGCAGCGAGGTGGCGCGCGGGCGGGCGATCATCCCGTCGAATATCAACCACCCGGAGAGCGAGCCGATGATCATCGGACGCAACTTCCTCGTGAAAGTCAACGCGAACATCGGCAATTCGGCTGTCGCTTCCTCGATCGACGAGGAGGTCGAGAAGATGACCTGGGCAATCCGCTGGGGCGCTGATAACATTATGGACCTCTCGACGGGCAAGAACATCCACATGACCCGCGAGTGGATTATCCGCAACTCCCCGGTGCCGGTCGGCACGGTGCCGATCTATCAGGCGCTGGAGAAAGTGAACGGCAAGGCGGAGGACCTGACGTGGGAGGTGTACCGCGACACGCTGATCGAGCAGGCGGAGCAGGGTGTCGACTATTTTACGATCCATGCGGGTGTGCTCCTGCGCTATATTCCGATGACGGCCAAGCGGGTGACGGGCATCGTCTCCCGGGGCGGCTCGATCATGGCGGCCTGGTGTCTGGCGCATCATCAGGAGAACTTCCTGTATACGCATTTTGACGAGATCTGTGAGATCATGAAAACGTATGATGTGGCGTTCTCCCTCGGGGACGGCCTGCGGCCGGGCTCCATCGCCGACGCGAACGACGAGGCCCAGTTCGCGGAGCTCGATACACTCGGCGAGCTGACGCACCGTGCCTGGAAGCACGACGTGCAGGTGATGATCGAGGGGCCGGGCCACGTGCCGATGCACCTCATCAAAGAAAACGTCGACCGCCAGCTTGAGGTATGCGACGAAGCGCCGTTCTATACGCTCGGACCGCTGACCACGGATATCGCGCCGGGCTACGACCACATCACCTCCGCCATCGGGGCGGCGATGATCGGCTGGTTCGGTACGGCCATGCTCTGCTACGTCACGCCGAAAGAGCACCTCGGCCTGCCGAACAAGAACGACGTGCGCGAAGGCGTCATCGCCTACAAGATCGCTGCGCATGCCGCCGACCTGGCCAAGGGCCATCCGGGAGCGCAGGAGCGCGACAATGCGCTGTCCAAGGCCCGCTTCGAATTCCGCTGGCGCGACCAGTTCCACCTGGCCCTCGATCCCGAACGCGCGATGGAGTACCACGACGAGACGCTGCCGGCCGAAGGTGCGAAGACGGCGCACTTCTGCTCGATGTGCGGGCCGAAGTTCTGTTCGATGCGCATCACGCAGGATAT